A genomic stretch from Theobroma cacao cultivar B97-61/B2 chromosome 4, Criollo_cocoa_genome_V2, whole genome shotgun sequence includes:
- the LOC18600707 gene encoding uncharacterized protein LOC18600707, translated as MGKLSHDLHIQHFSHPHLLELTNPLTLNITPCSGCKLQSSGWMYTCKSCNFTLHTSCSQLPQLITHPAHPGHPLTLFPTPAYPVGCFNCDACGQQGHGFSYHCYQCNFDIHSVCASKPLSLLHQSHPCQLQLFFYPPYETKGFSCDLCHQIGSNHWLYRCSVCNFDVHLTCASTAAYTNTTRQATIQFQPRNSYPGRNNLQYGNGPVQMNNQYYMQTSQSQNNATAMSGNALMDAAVPGFAEGAGQQVGQNFVQSLMGDDSNNGSNGDNGNNNNSSSSILEIGSSLLSGMLGTS; from the coding sequence ATGGGAAAGCTAAGTCATGATCTACACATCCAGCACTTTAGCCATCCCCACCTGCTTGAGCTAACCAACCCTCTGACTCTTAACATCACTCCCTGTTCAGGCTGCAAGCTTCAATCTTCCGGATGGATGTACACTTGCAAGTCCTGTAACTTCACCCTGCATACATCCTGCAGCCAACTGCCTCAACTGATCACGCATCCAGCCCACCCCGGCCACCCTCTGACTCTCTTCCCAACCCCTGCCTACCCCGTCGGCTGTTTCAACTGCGATGCCTGTGGTCAACAAGGCCATGGCTTCAGCTACCACTGCTACCAGTGTAATTTCGATATCCACTCTGTTTGTGCTTCCAAGCCGCTCTCTCTCCTCCACCAATCTCATCCTTGCCAGcttcaacttttcttttacCCACCTTACGAAACCAAGGGCTTTTCCTGTGATCTCTGCCATCAGATTGGGTCAAACCATTGGCTATATCGCTGTAGCGTATGCAATTTTGATGTCCATTTGACTTGTGCAAGTACTGCAGCCTACACAAACACAACTAGACAAGCAACAATCCAGTTTCAGCCACGGAATTCGTATCCAGGACGAAACAATTTGCAGTATGGGAATGGACCTGTACAAATGAATAACCAATATTACATGCAAACGTCGCAGagtcaaaacaatgcaacagCCATGTCAGGAAACGCTTTGATGGATGCAGCTGTTCCGGGCTTTGCAGAAGGAGCAGGTCAACAAGTTGGCCAGAATTTCGTGCAAAGTTTGATGGGTGATGATTCTAATAATGGTAGCAACGGTGACAATGGTAACAACaataattcttcatcatctaTTCTTGAAATTGGGTCTTCTCTTTTGAGTGGCATGTTGGGTACCTCCTGA
- the LOC18600709 gene encoding xyloglucan glycosyltransferase 4, producing MAPGSVVVTIEKPNKFSLVEINASDSSLLLEKQKAVSPKQFTWFLLLKAHRVFACISWLAMALKTMLLSVKKRIALSDVSEEEAKSRRLYRFIKAFLVISIAALVIEIVAHLKKWNLNMIQPWEVQGLVQWSYMAWLSFRVDYIAPLVLTMSKFCTVLFLIQSLDRLILCLGCFWIKYKKLKPRIEGEAYDMEDGSSFPMVLVQIPMCNEREVYAQSIAAVCQLDWPKDRILIQVLDDSDDGNLQLLIKDEVSLWREKGVNIIYRHRLIRTGYKAGNLKSAMACDYVKDYEFVAIFDADFQPNPDFLKQTVPHFKGDPELGLVQARWSFVNKDENLLTRLQNINLCFHFEVEQQVNGVFLNFFGFNGTAGVWRIKALEESGGWLERTTVEDMDIAVRAHLNGWKFIFLNDVKVLCELPESYEAYKKQQHRWHSGPMQLFRLCLPAIITSKISVLRKSNLIFLFFLLRKLILPFYSFTLFCIILPLTMFIPEAELPLWVICYVPIFMSLLNILPSPKSVPFLVPYLLFENTMSVTKFNAMISGLFQLGSAYEWVVTKKTGRSSESDLLALAERESTSPNEEKILRRHSESGLEMLNKLKEQEATPVKKRNRLYRKELALAFLLLTAAARSLLSAHGVHFYFLLFQGLTFLAVGLDLIGEQIS from the exons ATGGCTCCAGGTTCAGTCGTAGTGACAATTGAGAAGCCGAATAAGTTCTCTTTAGTAGAGATCAATGCCTCAGATTCATCGTTACTGCTTGAGAAACAGAAGGCAGTTAGTCCGAAGCAATTTACTTGGTTTCTTCTTCTCAAAGCTCACAGAGTATTTGCTTGTATTTCATGGCTGGCAATGGCTTTAAAGACCATGCTTTTATCAGTCAAGAAACGCATTGCATTATCTGATGTGAGTGAAGAAGAGGCCAAAAGCAGAAGATTGTATAGATTTATCAAAGCCTTTCTTGTTATCTCTATAGCAGCTTTGGTAATAGAAATTGTCGCCCATCTGAAGAAATGGAATTTGAACATGATACAGCCATGGGAGGTTCAAGGTCTTGTGCAATGGTCCTACATGGCTTGGCTGTCATTTAGAGTTGATTATATTGCTCCTTTGGTGTTAACAATGTCAAAATTCTGCACTGTGCTATTCTTGATTCAATCTCTCGATCGGCTTATTCTTTGTCTTGGGTGTTTCTGGATTAAATACAAGAAGTTGAAGCCCAGAATCGAAGGAGAGGCTTATGACATGGAGGATGGCTCAAGTTTCCCTATGGTTCTTGTTCAGATTCCTATGTGCAATGAGAGAGAG GTATATGCACAATCAATTGCAGCTGTCTGTCAGCTCGATTGGCCAAAAGACCGGATTCTAATTCAAGTTCTAGATGACTCAGATGATGGAAATTTACAGCTTCTGATTAAAGATGAAGTCTCCTTGTGGCGTGAGAAAGGAGTAAACATAATCTACAGGCATCGGTTAATCAGAACTGGATACAAAGCTGGCAATCTTAAATCAGCTATGGCCTGTGACTATGTCAAGGACTATGAATTTGTTGCTATATTTGATGCAGACTTCCAGCCCAACCCTGATTTCCTCAAACAAACTGTTCCCCACTTCAAG GGAGATCCTGAGCTTGGTCTTGTTCAGGCTCGCTGGTCCTTCGTGAATAAGGATGAGAATTTGCTTACAAGGCTCCAAAACATCAATCTGTGCTTCCATTTTGAAGTGGAGCAGCAAGTGAATGGTGTTTTCCTCAATTTCTTCGGATTCAATGGGACGGCAGGTGTGTGGAGAATTAAGGCTTTAGAGGAATCTGGAGGCTGGCTTGAGAGAACAACGGTTGAGGACATGGACATTGCAGTTCGAGCTCACTTAAATGGATGGAAATTTATCTTCCTCAATGATGTAAAAGTTCTTTGTGAGTTACCTGAGTCTTATGAAGCCTACAAGAAACAGCAACACCGCTGGCACTCAGGTCCAATGCAGTTATTCCGTTTATGTCTTCCTGCCATCATAACTTCCAAG ATATCGGTGTTGAGGAAAAGCAACTtgatctttcttttctttcttttgaggAAACTTATACTTCCATTTTACTCCTTCACATTGTTCTGTATTATACTTCCGTTGACCATGTTTATTCCCGAGGCTGAACTACCCCTTTGGGTGATCTGTTATGTTCCTATTTTCATGTCTCTTCTAAATATCCTTCCTTCCCCAAAATCTGTCCCTTTCTTGGTTCCTTATCTTCTCTTTGAAAACACAATGTCGGTCACCAAATTCAATGCCATGATATCAGGACTATTTCAGCTTGGAAGTGCTTATGAATGGGTAGTGACAAAGAAGACAGGTAGATCATCTGAATCTGATTTATTGGCCTTGGCTGAGAGGGAATCAACATCTCCCAACGAAGAGAAAATCCTTAGGAGGCATTCCGAGTCTGGTCTGGAAATGTTGAATAAACTCAAGGAACAAGAAGCTACCCCtgtaaaaaagagaaataggcTCTATAGGAAAGAGCTTGCACTTGCTTTTCTTCTACTCACTGCAGCTGCAAGAAGTCTATTATCTGCCCATGGAGTTCATTTCTACTTCTTGTTGTTTCAAGGCTTAACTTTTCTAGCAGTTGGTTTGGATTTGATTGGTGAGCAGATAAGTTAA
- the LOC108661532 gene encoding uncharacterized protein LOC108661532 — protein sequence METVDHLFVGCIKVTSLWYDWYNEWGIAWVMLASFKELMVIWNNIKLTPNCDKIWNTAIFAITWTVWICKNDVVFHNKAWDKELIWELIKLRVAMWVKAKCNNSAYSITDMFRCLAVGFNQQREENTRPPTTWERSGVGTIKFNVDGAANGCPGKVEIGGLLRNENGEVLIKFFKAVGWGDSNMAEYLGIREAFILYLNSIWANNYSLLIESDS from the coding sequence ATGGAAACGGTGGATCACTTATTTGTTGGGTGTATAAAAGTGACAAGTCTATGGTATGATTGGTATAATGAATGGGGCATTGCTTGGGTCATGCTGGCAAGTTTCAAAGAGCTGATGGTCATATGGAACAACATCAAGCTGACGCCTAACTGTGACAAAATCTGGAATACTGCAATCTTTGCTATCACTTGGACTGTATGGATCTGCAAAAACGATGTGGTTTTTCACAATAAAGCATGGGATAAAGAACTCATATGGGAGCTCATCAAATTAAGAGTGGCAATGTGGGTCAAAGCCAAATGTAACAATAGTGCTTATTCAATTACTGACATGTTCAGGTGCCTTGCAGTGGGCTTTAATCAACAAAGGGAAGAGAATACAAGACCCCCTACAACATGGGAGAGATCGGGAGTAGGTACGATAAAGTTCAATGTCGATGGTGCTGCCAATGGATGCCCGGGCAAAGTGGAAATTGGTGGCCTTCTTAGGAATGAAAATGGAGAGGTccttatcaagtttttcaaagCTGTTGGTTGGGGTGACTCAAACATGGCAGAATATTTGGGCATTAGGGAAGCCTTCATCTTGTACTTAAATTCTATATGGGCTAACAATTACTCACTGCTGATTGAGAGTGATTCCTAA